The genomic DNA CATTGCCAATTCTTGAATGGGCTCCTGCCAAAGGCCAGCGTGCTGAAGTGGTCAAAGAGAAATCTCAGCTAGCCAACCAGAATCTGGGTATCAACAAGCAAATTGAACAAGAAGAAGTCCTTCCTTCTGCTGCAGTGCCAAGCCTTGATGCCGCAGAAGCACGCCTGCACAGCAAAAAAGTACCGAAGTCACAAGTCGCTTAAGAGCGCTAAAAAATTACATCCTGAGGGTATACAGAATGTCGATACAAGATAAGAACATTACATTTGCTTATTGGGTACCAAACGTCAGCGGCGGTTTGGTGGTCAGCGATATTGAACAGCGTACGGACTGGAGTTATGACTATAATGTCCGTCTGGCGCAAGCTGCGGAAAAAAGCGGTTTTGACTATGCCTTAACCCAGATTCGTTTTACTGCCGGTTATAACGCAGAAAACCAGCATGAATCGGTTAGCTTCAGCCATGGCATCCTGGCCAAAACTGAAAAACTCAAAGTGATTGCTGCAATTTTGCCGGGTCCGTGGAAACCGGCACTGGCGGCAAAGCAATTGGCGACCATTGACCACCTGACCAATGGCCGTATTGCCATTAACGTGGTCAGTGGCTGGTTCCGCGGCGAATTTGATGCCATTGGTGAAGAATGGTCTGAACATGACCAGCGTTATGCACGTTCAGAAGAATTTATCCGTAGCCTTAAAGGTATCTGGACGCAGGATCATTTCAGTTTTGATGGTCAATACTATCAATTCAAAGATTACACCCTCAGTCCAAAACCGCTACAAAAACCGCATATTGAAATTTTTCAAGGCGGTAGCTCACGTGCAGCGCGTGATATGGCATCGCGTGTATCGGACTGGTACTTTACCAACGGCAACACAGTGGAAGAGCTGAAAAAGCAGATTGATGATATCCGTGAAAAAGCCAAGGCCAATAACCATGCCGTGAAAATTGGGGTCAATGCTTTCATTATTGCCCGTGATACTGAAGAAGAAGCCCAAGCCGTGCTGCAGGAAATTGTGGCCAAAGCCAATGTCCAGGCAGTGAAATCTTTTGCTGATGCTACCCGTGAAGCGGGTGCTGCAACAGCAGAGGGTGAAGGCAACTGGGCAAAATCGACCTTTGAAGATTTGGTGCAGTATAACGATGGCTTTAAGACCAATTTAATTGGTACGCCGCAGCAAATTGCAGAACGTATTGTTGAACTGAAAGCAGTCGGTGTGGACTTGATTTTGTCTGGCTTCTTGCATTTCATTGAAGAAGTGGAATATTTCGGACAAAAAGTATTGCCATTGGTTCGTGAACTGGAAGCGCAACAGCTATCCGTTGTGACCGCCAAGTCCGCTTAAGCTGAATGATTAAGCGACAGTTGATGAGCTAAAAAACAAGAATCAAAGGCATCTCCAATCTTCCCTCAAGACTCGGCTTGAGGGATTTTTTTGCTTATGCAGCAGAGCTACCTTCGCTCAAACCGAACGCAATAACCAATCGGCAACCAGAAAAAACAAGAACAGCATGGTGACTGCCGCAACAAAATTTTAAAGTAAGGCGATAGCGGCAAAAAATAAGCTGGAAATAAAGATGTCTGCTCAATTCTTACTGCCCCTTGCGGGAGCTGCCATTGTACTGGCATTAAGCGGATGTGCCTCGTCATCCAGGTCTCCAATCTTAGACAGTTATGGTCCATACCCTCATCTGCCTGAACCCCAATCCAGTCTGTTTCCTACAGTGAATATCGCACCAGCCAAAGGCTGGCCTGCTGGCACCATGCCCACCCCGGCTCCAGGTTTGAAAGTTCAGGCCTTTGCCAAAGAACTGCAACATCCGCGCTGGCTGTATGTATTGCCAAATGGCGATGTGCTGGTGGCTGAAACCGATGCACCACCCAAACCAGATGACAGTAAAGGCTTTAGGGGCAAAATCATGCAACTGCTGATGAAACGTGCCGGATCATCGCATCAGAGTGCCAACCGTATTAGCCTGCTGCGTGATCGTAATGGCGATGGTGTCGCTGATCAAAAAACCATATTTCTACAAAATCTGAACTCTCCGTTTGGTATGGCGCTGGTCGGCAATACGCTGTACGTAGCCAATACGGATGCTTTAATGCGCTTTCCTTATCAAAAAGGTGCAACTCAAATTACCGCAAGCGGCAGCAAAGTACTGGATTTACCCGGTGGCCCGCTCAATCATCATTGGACCAAAAACGTCATTGCCAACCCTGCGGGCAGCAAACTCTATATTACCGTAGGTTCAAACAGTAACGTGGCAGAAAATGGCCTAGACCAGGAAACTGGTCGGGCATTAATTATGGAATTTGATATTGCCAGTGGCAAAACACGGCCCTTTGCTACAGGACTGCGGAATCCTAATGGAATGGACTGGCAACCACAGAGTGGTATGTTATGGACAGTCGTGAATGAACGCGATGAAATTGGCAATGATCTGGTGCCCGATTACCTGACCTCAGTCAAGGATGGTGCTTTTTATGGCTGGCCCTATAGTTATTATGGCCAACATGTAGACACGCGGATCAAACCTCAAAATCCTGAGCTGGTCGCACGTGCGATTAAACCGGATTATGCTCTGGGTAACCATACGGCTTCCTTAGGCCTGACATTTTATACGGCTCAATTAATGCCGCAATATCGCAGTGGTGCGCTGATTGGTCAGCATGGCTCATGGAACCGTAAACCGCATAGCGGCTATAAGGTTATTTTTGTGCCCTTTCAAAATGGCCAACCTTCGGGTATGCCCCAAGATGTATTAAGCGGTTTTTTAAATGATCAAGGTGAAGCACTTGGACGGCCGGTTGGCGTAGCGGTTGATCGTTTCGGAGCGATATTGGTCGCTGATGATGTGGGCAATATGATTTGGCGCGTATCGCCCATCGGGACAATGATGGATCATAGGCCCATCAATAAAAAGATAAGTCCCGCTTCTGCTGACCAAGAGCCTGTAACTTCACTACCTGCCGTAGAACAGGCAGCAAAGTAATTGTGGCTGAATAAAATGATATAAAAAAGCCCGACATCCTGTCGGGCTTTTTCGTATGGGGTAGTTAAGCATGACTCCTGTCTTGCTTCACAATCCTGGTGTATGAACGTTTTATTGTTGTTTTATGTTCCAGAACATCCTGTTCCTGTATGAATTCATCATAGGAAAAAAACTCGGCTGCGCCCATCCGCAAAATCCTTAAATTGATGTGCGCCAAAGCGTACAAAAACGGACATTTTTTCATCCATAAAATATGGGCATTCTTTTTGTCCCGGAAGAATTAATAACCCACCAAAAATTATAAAATTGAATTTTTATTGATCAATTTAATTGACAAAACATTACATATCCGGCTAAAAAATACACGAGTTGTTAAAACGTGTGTTTTTTGATCTCTTGGGTTTGGGATTTATGGATTTAAGTGTTTGACAAACAATAATATTTTAAAAATCTTTTTTATTTCGTATAACAGCCATTATGTTAGATATAGCTAAACTGATTTTGCATGTTACGAAGAATATCTTTAATAAAGTTAATTATATCAATATCTTATAATTATAAGAATGTATCATAAAAAAGTAATTTAGCTATAGAGGTCATTTGGAAAAGCTATCTAATAATTAAAATGAAGAACATTCCTGTAAAAATGGTTCCAATTATGAAATATATCAAAGGCACAAAATATCTTTGATACCAATGTGGGCTTTTCCCTTCACTGTCTATAAGACATCTTTCATTCCAAGTTGGTATGAGAAATATTAAAGCACAAGATATGAAAACAACTATTTTATTAAAACTAGATAAATCATTAATATAGTTTAAACCACTGTGTCTTTGAGCGAGCAGAAAGAATATAATTATTGGATAGAGTAGGAATCCAAGTAAGAGCCCCAACCACGTTAATGCATTATTACTCACAAAAAAACTCACTAAATTTTAGTTTTTCTAAAATTAACATAATACACCTTATACGAAATTAAAATTTATTTTATATAAATCAATTATTTAAATATAACTAAAAGCCTAATCTTCACAAATTAGGCTTTTTAAAGTGATTTTTCACGTTCCACGCTCTTAATTCATTTTTAAATCTAGAAGTAAAAAGGCTCCATTTCATAAAATGGCATTTTCTGATTTCATTACGAATAAAAACTCGGATCAGGTACTTTAGCCGTTAACACCCACTCCCCAATTTCCTGATATTTATAATCCACCGGGTCATGCAAAGTTTGGGTACGCACATTACGCCAGAAACGGTCCAGATTTAATTGGGCTGTGGTGGCACGTGCACCCATCACCTGAAAAATATTTTGTGTGATATACAACGAGGTATTGGTCGCCGCAATTTTGGCAGTCGCAATTGCAATAGACACTTCACCGCGCTGTTCAGCAGTGAGGTCATTGCCTAGATCCCATGCCGTCTGTAAGCTCTGAACCGCTTTAGCTGCCAGTAAACGTACGCCTTCCAACTGTACATAAAATTCGGCAAAGTGCTTTTGCGTAAACGGATCATTGACCGCATTTTCCACCAAGGATTTGGACCAGGCTTTTTGGCTCTGTACGGTTTGTCTGGCAGTTGCAAAAGCGCCTTCTGCCACGCCTAAAAACAGATGCACAAAAATCAGTTGCGCAATCAACGGACGTAAACTTGAATACGGCGTACTCAGGGGTCCCGGATTGAGCAATAACTCATCTTTTTTAATTTTAACCTGCTCAAAATGACTGGTACCGCTGTCAGTCTGGCGTTGTCCCATATTGTTCCAGTCACCTAAGAAGCTCACCCCTTCTCGGGCTGTCGGAATCACACCTATCAACAATTTACCTTTATCGTTGTAAGCTGAGCAGAGCAATACATCGGAATCGATCGAACCTGAACAGAAGCTTTTGTCGCCATGAAATAGATATGCATTTTCAGACACTTGGGTTGCAATGGTTCGTCGGTCTAAGGGATTTAAAGTATTGCCCCAAAACAGGTTTTCTTTTGCAGTTTGCTCCAACCATTTTCCATACTGTTCAGGCTGGGAAAACAGTTGCACCGTCGCAATCAGCAAATGATGAAAACCATAAACATGTGCCAGTGAACTGTCGACCTGGGCAATAGTCTGAATGGTTTGAAAAACTGTTTTCCAGTCTGCGCCCTGACCGCCATATTGCACAGGAATAGACAGCCCCAATAAACCACTTTGACGGATTAAATCACGCTCCTGTTTTGGGTTGCCGCCCTGTTTATCACGTTCAGCAGCAGTGGTTGCAAACTGTTCCGCCAGTTGTTGAGCGATGTATAATGGATTTGAAGTTAAAAGCGGGGATGAAGCATTCATAATATGATCTGATTATTGCTATATTTTTAGCTTAGCAGATGATGTTTTGCTGCTTTATCTGAATGCCTGCTGTGCTTATACATAAAATAAAAATACCGCCTCATTTTCAGGCGGTATTTTTATAAATGACTTATTTATCGGGATAGACCGTTGCAATCAGATTGTTCACCACCTGTGGGTCGGCCAGGGTTGAAGTATCTCCTAAAGTGTCCAGTTCATTGGCGGCAATTTTTCTTAAAATACGGCGCATGATTTTACCGGAACGGGTTTTCGGTAAAGCTGGAGCCCAATACAAGGCATCCGGTGTAGCTACGGGTCCCAAAACCTTACGCACCCAGTTAATCAGTTCATGACGCAGCTCTTCGGATTCCTCAAAATTTGCCTGTAAGGTGACGAATGCACAGATACCCTGTCCCTTAATATCATGCGGCATACCGACCACCGCCGCTTCAGCGACATGCTCATGCGCTACCAAGGCACTTTCCACTTCTGCCGTACCCAAACGGTGGCCAGAAACATTCAGTACGTCATCGACGCGTCCGGTAATCCAGTAATAGCCATCCTTGTCACGGCGGGCACCATCTCCGGTGAAATACGTCCCCGGATAAGTCGAGAAATAGGCTTCGATAAAACGTTCAGGATCACCCCAGATGGTACGCATCTGACCCGGCCAGGAATCCTTAATGATCAGGTTGCCTTCGGCTTCACCTTCAAGTTCCTTGCCTTCAGCATCGACGATGGCGGGTTGTATGCCGAACAATGGTCGGGTTGCAGAACCGGGTTTTAAATCGGTTGCACCCGGCAAAGGTGAAATCAGGATTCCGCCAGTCTCGGTTTGCCACCAGGTATCGACAATTGGACAGCGGCTTTCACCGACCACGGTATAATACCAGTTCCAGGCTTCCGGGTTAATCGGCTCACCCACCGAACCGATCAGGCGCAAGCTGCTGCGGTCACTTTCCCGAACGAAGGCATCGCCTTCGCGCATCATGGCACGAATCGCCGTGGGTGCGGTATAGAGGATGGAAACATTGTGCTTATCGACAATATGACCGGTACGCGCCCAAGTTGGATATTGCGGTACGCCTTCAAACATCACCGTGGTGGTGCCATTGGAAAGTGGGCCATAGATCACATAGGAATGCCCGGTAATCCAGCCCGCATCCGCAGTACACCAAAACACATCATCCTGCTTGATATCGAACACTTCGCGGAAAGTGGAATTCACATAAGTCAGATAGCCACCGGTCGTATGCAACACTCCTTTAGGCTTGCCGGTCGAACCCGAGGTATACAGAATGAATAGCGGATCTTCGGCATTCATCGGTTCAGGCGGGCAGATTTCATTCACCGACATGATTTCCATGTGATACCACAGATCACGCCCTGGCTGCATTTCAATCGGGTTGCCAGTACGGTGTACCACAATCACATGTTCAACCGATTCAGTCCCGGCAATTTTCAAGGCTTCATCAACATTGGCTTTAAGCAGAATCGGCTTGCCGCCGCGCATGCCGGAATCGGCGGTAATCACCATTTTAGCCTGACTATCTTCAATCCGGCTGGCCAGAGAATCTGGTGAAAAGCCGCCAAATACCACACAATGTACCGCACCAATCCGGGTGCAGGCCAGCATCGCAATTGCGGCTTCCGAAACCATCGGCATATATAGCACCACCCGGTCGCCTTTTTTAATCCCGTTCTTTTTCAGGACATTGGCAAAACGGCAGGTCTCATCATAAAGTTCGTTAAAGGAAATAATCTTATGACGGGACGGGTGATCACCCTCCCAGATAATCGCCGGTTTATAAGGGTGTTCCTTGAGATGACGGTCCAAACAGTTGGCACTGAGGTTTAGCTGGCCATCAGCGAACCATTCAATCTTGAAATTGTCCTTGTCAAAACTGGTATTTTTGACCTGGGTAAACGGTTTGATCCAGTCCAGCTTGCTGGCCTGTTCAGCCCAATATTCATCAGGCTGCTCGATGGATTTCTGATAACGCTCGAAATATTCAGACTCATTGGTGCGAGCGGTTTTTTTAAATTCTTCTGGTACAGGATAGATTTCATTCATTGCTTACTTCCTTGATCTTATTCATCTCATCACGAGATGTTATGCCGCGTTATTGCTTTATTTATTGACTGCGTATTTACAGTATGGCGATTATTTTTCAACCGCTTCAATCATGCTTTGGTCGTAGTTTATTTATACAATTTAAAACACAGACCTCTCATCATATTCAACAAAAAAATATGGTTCTATGAGTATCTGACCTGTTCTTTTAATCTTATAATTTAAGCATAGAACGTACTGTTAACTTTACAAAATACAATATTTTTCTTCTCTGAATTTTATTTGGAAAACGCGTATGAACCCGCACGACGACTCCTCCTTTTTTTCCCGCGTCCAACCGGCCAGGTCAGATAATCCACTCTCTCCAGAAGGTCGTTTTGGTCGTCTGAGTTCAATTGGCTGGTATGGGTTTGTGCATCTGATTGCTTTCTTTGCCACCATTGCTCTTAGCCTGACCATGGGTATCTTTAACTTTCATACCCTGTCGATGGACAATCAGTTCGTCAATACCCTGACAGGAATCGCCGGACTCGGTTTCGTAGCCATTCTGGTGCTGTATATCTATTTTCTGATCATGATTAGCATACGCCGTTTGCATGATCTGAACCGTAGTGGCTGGCTGACCCTGCTGTTCCTGCTGCCACTGGTGAATATTTTTATGGGGCTGTATTTGCTTTTGGGTTCAGGGACTAAAGGTAGCAATAAATATGGACTGCCGCGTGAAACACTGGTCTGGGAAAAAATATTGGCCTGGTTGATGATCATCCTCGCAGTTCTGAGCTTCTTGGCTTCAGGCAGCATAATATCTTATCAGTTTGGTACAGGTGAACTGGAAGTTCCCCCACAAGTCATTCAAAAAGGCACTCAATATTTCTAAAGTTGGCTGACAATTTTTGACAAAACGTCAATGAATGCTAAATATTGTCGGTTAAATTTTTGTTCAGTTTCAGGCAAAATGTCCGGCAATGATCATCATCCGGAAAACTTGTGGCTGAAAAACAAAACGCCTTGAATGAGGTAACTCAAGACACCTCTCAACTTTTGCAAGAAGCAACAGAAAAGACAGCGCAAACTGTCATTGAACATACAGCAAAATACAATGATGCCTATTCCACCATCGACAAATTTGTTGATGCCTTTTGGGAACGCCTGCCTTATTTATGTATCGCGTTGGTGGTCTTTAGCATTTTCTGGTTGCTGTCAAAACTGTTTAAGCTCTTTGTCCGTAAAGCACTTACTGACCGTAGTTACACCAAACAAAACCTGGTACTGGTGCTGAACCGTGTCGGCAGTTCTGCCATCATCTTTATCGGCTTTTTAATTGCCATGGTGATTGCCATTCCAGGTTTTACCCCGGGTCAGCTGATGAGTGCTCTGGGAATTGGTTCGGTTGCCATCGGTTTTGCGTTCAAGGACATTTTCCAGAACCTGCTCTCTGGCATCTTAATCCTGCTGGGTGAACCGTTCAAAATTGGCGATGACATTATTGTTTCGGGCATGGAAGGAACGGTTGAGGATATCCAGATTCGTGCAACCTACTTACGTTCTCCCGATGGTCGCCGCATCGTGATTCCCAATGCGACGGTATATACCAGTGCCGTGATTGTAAACACGGCCTATCAACGCCGTCGTTGTGAATTTGTGGTGGGGATTGGTTATGAAGATGATGTACAAAAAGCCAAGAGCATTATCTTAAGCATTTTAGATAAAGACCCGACCATTTTGAGCCAGCCTGGATTTGCAGTAAACGTCAATGCACTTGCAGACTTCTCGATTAACCTGAATGTACGTTGGTGGGTCGATACTACAGAAACCACCACCGCAGGTTCAATCAGCGAAGTTCAGGAACGCGTGATTAAAGCCTTTGCTGAACATGAAATTTCGATTCCTTATCCGGTACAGGAAGTCAAAATCTATCGTGGCAATGACACGACAGAACTCGCTGAATCAGCACGTGCTAAATAAGCGGCCCAATATGTAAGGAATTACCGTTTCGGTCCGAATAATACGGTTGCCCAGGCTGACTGCCTGGCAGCCGTTTTTTATGAGTAAATCAATTTCATAAGGGATAAAACCGCCCTCTGGGCCAATTACGATGGTACAGGGATGATCAATGGCAAAAGGCATGGATTGCTCTACATAAGGATGGGCTACATAAGCAGGACATTCTGCCGTAATTAAACCGGGCAGCACATCTTCAACAAAAGGTTTAAAGCGTTTATGGATTTCAATTTGCGGTGCAACCGTATCCCCTGCCTGTTCCAGACCCAGTGTGACATAATGATCCAGCTGCTGTAGAAATGGGGTTTGCCAATAGCTTTTATCCACACGATAGCTATGCAGCAAAATCATTTTTTCCACCCCCAGGGTCACGCTATCCATAATCAGGCGGCGCAGCACTTTCGGACGTGGCATAGCGACAATTAAAGTTACTGGCAACTTGGCTGGAACATCTTCTTCTTTGAGCGGTTTTAATCTTATAGCGTGTTCGGTCACTTCCACAATTTCGGTGAGATAGCGTTTTCCCTCACGAATACCCACTTTAAGCGTATCACCTACAGTAATCTCTAGATGTTGCTGTAGATGCTCTAACTGACGTTTGCTGGTAATAGACCAGTATTCAGATTCAGTTTGGCGTGGGTCAAGGAGGACAATATTCATAATCTTCTGCTAAAGAATCATTCAACATATTAGGATACGCGGAAGGCGACAGGGATGTCGCCCGCTGATCTGTACAGCATGGATGCTGTCTCAGATCAGCAAAGGATTTTTGCTACTTTTGATCCCTCAAAAGTAGAGATTGCCTACGAATCAGCATTTAAACTTTTCTGTAAAAATGAGGCCGTATGGTGCATTTGAAATATTTAAATATACTGATCAATCACCGCAATATGTTTGGCTAAAGAACCCTTGTTCTGCAACATAATTTTCTGCGCGTGCTGGTTCAGCTGCTCTGCAGCGCTGTGATCATTTAACAGCTCCATCAAAACCTTCACCGCCTGCTCTGCATCTTCTACGACTTTCACACCCTCTACTGCGACAAATTTATCAACAATGGTCTGGAAGTTAAAATAATTTTTACCCAAAACCGTCGCTACATTTAAAGCAATCGGCTCCAGAATATTATGTCCGCCACCCGGTTCATTCAGCGAACCGCCAACAAAGCCAGCTTGGCTAAGTGCATACCACAGCCACATTTCCCCCATCGAATCGGCTAAATAGACTTGGGTATCTAACTGAATAGCTTCCCCTGCACTGCGACGACTGGTTTTTAGATTCAGATTTTGCGCAAGCTGAAACACTTCATCAAAGCGTTCCGGATGACGTGGCACCACAATGACCAGCAATTCTGGATGTTGTGCCAGATAAGGCTTGAAAGCCGTTAACAGTTTTTGTTCTTCAGGAGCATGGGTACTGGCAAGGGTGATGATTTTACGTGCCGATAAATGCCAGTCCTGTTGCAATTGCTGTGCCTGTTGAATAAAACTGTCCGGTGCATGAATATCAAATTTAATGCTGCCCAATACCTGACTTTTATTGGTTGCCATGCCCAAATTACGGTAACGATCTAAGGTCGCCTGATCTTGAGCCAGCAAATGTTCCAAACCCTTCAGCATGCCTTGGGTCAGTCCTTGAACCTTAGCATAGCCTTTGGCCGATTTTTCTGAAAGTCGGGCATTAATCAGTAAACATGGCACTTTAAATTGCTGTGCCTGATCGATTAAATTCGGCCAGATTTCAGTTTCTACCAAAGCCAATACTTTGGGCTGATATTTTTGATAAAACGTCTGGACTAATTTTTTCTGATCGGCAGGCAAATACACGGCCTGAAACAAATGTTCATAAGGTGCTTTTAGAAATAGTGACTTGGCCCGAGCCTGACCCGTCTTGGTGGTATTTGTGACCAGTACCGGATGGCCAAGTTTGAGGTAATGTTCAATTAAAGGCTGGGCTGCGTTGGTTTCTCCAACCGACACCACATGAAACCAGATCGAATGCAGGTTTTTCGGCGGTTGAAATGGACCAAAGCGCTCAAGACATTCTTGTTGCAATTGCTCCGTATTCAGCGCACGTTTTTTAATCTGCCATTTATACAATGGCTTAATTAGAGTAAGTGCCGCGTTGTACCAAAAAGGAGTAGCCAAACAAGTTGCCTCAAATCATGTTCAATCGGCAAAATATAACAGAGCAGCCTTCACATGTTAATGAATTCTGCTCTGTGACATCATTTATTCTATTTTATGGAAGTAGCTGCTTAACTTTCAGCAAGCTGTTTATTCAGGAATGGATAGTCAATATAGCCTTCTGCCACATCGGTTCCAATCATGTTTTCCAGTTTCAATTCATTCAGTGGTTCATCTTCCACCAAACGCTCAAACAGGTCTGGATTGGCAATATAAGCCTTACCGAAAGACACCGCTTCCGCTTTACCTGATGCCAGCAGCTCAAGCGCATCTTCACGGCTTAAACGCATATTGGCAATATACGGCACACCGTTGGAACGCGCTTTCATGTCTAGGCTGATGCTGTCATCGGCCAGATATTCACGGGTAAAGAAAAAGGCAATTTGACGTTTACCCAATTCTTGCATGACATAACCAAAGGTTTCTTTAGGATTGGCATCACCCATATCGTGCTCATCGCCACGCGGTGCCAGATGTACACCGACACGACCTGCGCCCCACACTTCAATCAGTGCATCTACAACTTCTAATAAGAAGCGGGCACGGTTTTCAGCAGAACCGCCATATTCATCTTCACGCAGATTGGTTTTGCTTTGCAGGAACTGGTCAATTAAATAACCATTGGCGGCATGCAGTTCTACCCCGTCAAAACCGGCCGCTTTGGCTTTAATTGCGGCTTGTTTGTATTGTTCGGTAATGGCATGGATTTCTGAAATTTCCAGGGCACGTGGCACCACATATTCACGTTTCGGACGCAGCAGGCTGACATAGCCAGCTTGCTTCACATTACTGGCTGAAACTGGTGTTTCACCTTTTAACAGATCAGGATGGGAGACACGTCCCACATGCCACAACTGCGCTACGATCAAACCGCCTTTACCATGCACCGCATTGGTAACCAGTTTCCAGCCTTCTACCTGTTCATCGGTAAACAGACCCGGGGTTTTTTCATAACCGTTGGCTTCTTCTGAAATCACTGTCGCTTCGGAGATGATTAAACCTGCGCTAGCACGCTGTGCATAGTACTCCGCCATCATGGCCGTCGGAACACGGTCTGCTGTAGCACGGCTACGTGTCAGTGGTGCCATCACCACACGGTTTTTAAGTTTGAGTTCACCAAATTGAATTGGGGTAGAAAAATCTGTCATCAAGCCATCCTCTTACAGCTG from Acinetobacter sp. CS-2 includes the following:
- a CDS encoding 3-deoxy-D-manno-octulosonic acid transferase, whose amino-acid sequence is MATPFWYNAALTLIKPLYKWQIKKRALNTEQLQQECLERFGPFQPPKNLHSIWFHVVSVGETNAAQPLIEHYLKLGHPVLVTNTTKTGQARAKSLFLKAPYEHLFQAVYLPADQKKLVQTFYQKYQPKVLALVETEIWPNLIDQAQQFKVPCLLINARLSEKSAKGYAKVQGLTQGMLKGLEHLLAQDQATLDRYRNLGMATNKSQVLGSIKFDIHAPDSFIQQAQQLQQDWHLSARKIITLASTHAPEEQKLLTAFKPYLAQHPELLVIVVPRHPERFDEVFQLAQNLNLKTSRRSAGEAIQLDTQVYLADSMGEMWLWYALSQAGFVGGSLNEPGGGHNILEPIALNVATVLGKNYFNFQTIVDKFVAVEGVKVVEDAEQAVKVLMELLNDHSAAEQLNQHAQKIMLQNKGSLAKHIAVIDQYI
- a CDS encoding alkene reductase; this encodes MTDFSTPIQFGELKLKNRVVMAPLTRSRATADRVPTAMMAEYYAQRASAGLIISEATVISEEANGYEKTPGLFTDEQVEGWKLVTNAVHGKGGLIVAQLWHVGRVSHPDLLKGETPVSASNVKQAGYVSLLRPKREYVVPRALEISEIHAITEQYKQAAIKAKAAGFDGVELHAANGYLIDQFLQSKTNLREDEYGGSAENRARFLLEVVDALIEVWGAGRVGVHLAPRGDEHDMGDANPKETFGYVMQELGKRQIAFFFTREYLADDSISLDMKARSNGVPYIANMRLSREDALELLASGKAEAVSFGKAYIANPDLFERLVEDEPLNELKLENMIGTDVAEGYIDYPFLNKQLAES